One window of the Capnocytophaga haemolytica genome contains the following:
- a CDS encoding HAD family hydrolase — translation MIKLIVLDIDGTLVNSQKEIPAGFWGLFERLNTKGVQFCIASGRQVQGLQQLFAPIKDQLAFIPDNGASAICRGKELYEDPVDYARFVPIIEVCEAIEGVSVGLCCKRYTYIKTDSEAIFQEYLKYYPAHKRVDNFEGITDTVFKLAICTDRDIRTHLYPHLERFTKDFNVAISGAVWLDVMKKETNKGEAVAQLQKALGIGYEETAVFGDQLNDLEMMGVAAYSFAMKNGAVEVKAAAQYTTEFDNDHEGVVREIERLMREGLFGD, via the coding sequence ATGATTAAACTAATTGTATTGGACATTGACGGGACGCTGGTCAATAGTCAGAAGGAGATCCCTGCGGGGTTTTGGGGGCTCTTTGAGCGTTTGAATACCAAAGGGGTACAGTTTTGCATCGCTAGCGGAAGACAAGTGCAGGGCTTGCAGCAGCTTTTTGCACCGATAAAGGATCAGTTGGCATTCATCCCTGATAATGGGGCGTCGGCGATATGCAGGGGCAAGGAGCTGTATGAAGACCCTGTGGATTACGCGCGCTTTGTGCCTATCATTGAGGTGTGCGAGGCGATCGAAGGGGTGAGTGTGGGCTTGTGTTGCAAGCGTTATACATATATCAAAACGGATAGCGAGGCGATCTTTCAGGAATACCTCAAGTATTACCCCGCCCATAAGAGGGTAGATAACTTTGAGGGGATCACTGATACGGTCTTTAAGCTGGCGATCTGCACCGATAGGGATATTCGCACGCACCTGTACCCACATTTGGAGCGATTTACGAAGGACTTTAACGTGGCTATCTCGGGGGCGGTATGGCTGGATGTGATGAAGAAGGAGACTAACAAAGGGGAGGCGGTAGCACAGCTTCAAAAGGCGTTAGGGATCGGTTATGAGGAGACGGCGGTGTTTGGTGATCAGCTTAACGACTTGGAAATGATGGGGGTAGCTGCTTATAGCTTTGCGATGAAGAATGGGGCAGTGGAGGTGAAGGCAGCTGCCCAGTACACCACAGAGTTTGATAATGACCACGAAGGGGTGGTAAGAGAGATAGAGCGGCTGATGCGGGAAGGACTGTTTGGGGATTAG
- a CDS encoding metallophosphoesterase gives MRRLVIGDVHGALKALRQVLDRAEVQPGDFLIFLGDYADGWSQTPEVLDFLIDYREEHRCLYLRGNHDALCEEFLSGAAMEDVWRLHGGAATERAYRGVDEMRKQRHIRFLRSLENYYLDEENRLFVHAGFTNLRGIAFEHFSKMFYWDRTLWELAQAVRLSEDDVHYPHRLRLYKEIFIGHTPTTRLGSDKPLSFNGVTNVDTGAAFRGRITVYDIDTRAYWQSDPVYSLYPEEKGRNV, from the coding sequence ATGCGTAGGTTAGTAATAGGCGATGTGCACGGGGCGCTGAAGGCACTCAGACAGGTGTTGGATAGGGCGGAGGTGCAGCCTGGCGACTTTTTGATATTCTTAGGTGATTACGCCGATGGGTGGAGCCAGACGCCTGAGGTGCTCGACTTCTTGATTGACTATCGGGAGGAGCACCGCTGCTTGTACCTTAGGGGTAATCACGATGCGCTGTGTGAGGAGTTCCTCAGTGGGGCGGCGATGGAGGATGTGTGGCGGCTGCACGGGGGCGCGGCTACTGAGCGGGCTTATCGCGGTGTGGATGAGATGCGCAAGCAGCGGCATATCCGTTTTTTACGCAGTTTAGAGAATTATTATCTCGATGAGGAAAATCGCCTTTTTGTGCACGCTGGGTTTACGAACTTGCGCGGGATTGCTTTTGAGCATTTCAGCAAGATGTTCTATTGGGATAGGACGCTCTGGGAGCTGGCGCAGGCAGTGCGATTGTCGGAAGATGATGTGCATTACCCGCATCGATTGAGGCTTTACAAGGAGATATTTATAGGGCATACACCTACTACGCGCTTGGGCAGCGATAAGCCTTTGAGTTTTAATGGGGTAACTAATGTAGATACGGGGGCTGCCTTTCGTGGGCGGATTACGGTGTATGACATCGACACGCGAGCGTATTGGCAGAGCGACCCTGTATATAGCTTATACCCAGAGGAAAAGGGTAGGAATGTGTAA
- a CDS encoding S9 family peptidase produces the protein MKKIRQLAFVIAGLVSGVALGQGRQITLEDIYGRGTFYTERMQDIQVQHKAPTYTVLEYEGQVPMINLYDFATGKQLKTLFTGILNLSDYQFDAAEEQLLIGANSKAIYRRSAVADYYVLNLQTNKIEKVSNHKISSPLFSPDGKKIAYSYENNLYIYDIAAKTEQQITHDGAKNCIINGTADWVYEEEFGIVRLFEWNADGTALAFVRFDETKVPEFSMDVYGKGLYPTQQTFKYPKAGETNSEVSVWVYSLETDKADKIAVEAYYVPRIAWTHDPKRLAVQTLNRLQNDFKVVVVGLQHDKTQQVIYQEQSKTYVEVPETFTFLKDNSFVISSEKDGYNHLYHYAFNGKLKKQLTVGKWEVTDCYGVDEAKGVVYYQSTENGSINRGVYAVDLKGKHKRALSAEAGTNAATFSGDYSLYVHSFSDAQTPPRYTLNSSRDGKAQRTIINNENLTNRLKDFALPTKEFFEMQLSGNLCDAYLLKPKDFDPKKKYPLLMYQYSGPGSQEVANKWWGSNDYWHAMLTEKGYLVLCVDGRGTGFKGADFKKCTYKQLGKYEVEDQTAAAQQMAKRPYVDSSRIGIWGWSFGGFMSSNCLFQSGKVFKTAIAVAPVTNWRFYDTVYTERFMRTPQENPEGYDSNSPITHAAKLSGSYLLIHGTADDNVHVQNAMVLINSLVGQNKHFDWLIYPDRNHGIYGGATRLQLFGKMTEFILNKL, from the coding sequence ATGAAAAAGATACGGCAATTAGCGTTTGTAATAGCGGGGCTGGTCAGTGGAGTGGCACTGGGGCAAGGCAGGCAGATTACGCTGGAGGACATCTACGGGCGAGGGACTTTCTACACCGAGCGGATGCAGGACATACAAGTGCAGCACAAGGCACCGACCTACACTGTGCTGGAGTACGAAGGGCAAGTGCCTATGATTAACCTTTATGACTTTGCCACAGGAAAGCAGCTCAAGACACTTTTTACGGGGATCCTCAACCTGAGTGATTACCAATTTGATGCGGCAGAGGAGCAGTTACTCATCGGGGCGAATAGCAAGGCTATTTACAGGCGGTCGGCAGTGGCGGATTACTACGTGCTGAACTTGCAGACTAATAAGATTGAAAAGGTGAGTAACCACAAGATCAGCAGTCCGTTGTTCTCGCCTGACGGGAAGAAGATAGCTTATTCGTATGAGAATAACTTGTATATCTATGATATAGCGGCTAAAACGGAGCAGCAGATTACCCACGATGGGGCGAAGAACTGCATTATCAACGGGACAGCTGACTGGGTGTACGAGGAGGAGTTTGGCATTGTGAGGCTTTTTGAGTGGAATGCTGACGGGACGGCATTGGCGTTTGTGCGTTTCGATGAGACGAAGGTGCCTGAATTCTCTATGGATGTGTACGGCAAGGGGCTGTACCCTACCCAGCAGACTTTTAAATATCCTAAGGCTGGCGAGACCAACTCGGAGGTGAGCGTATGGGTGTATAGCTTAGAGACTGATAAAGCGGATAAGATCGCTGTTGAGGCATATTACGTGCCGCGCATCGCTTGGACACACGACCCTAAGCGGCTTGCAGTGCAGACGCTTAACCGCCTACAAAATGATTTTAAGGTGGTGGTTGTGGGGTTGCAACACGATAAAACACAGCAGGTTATTTATCAAGAACAGAGCAAAACTTATGTGGAAGTGCCTGAAACCTTTACCTTCTTAAAGGACAATAGCTTTGTGATTTCGTCAGAGAAGGACGGCTATAACCACTTGTACCACTATGCATTCAATGGGAAATTGAAAAAACAGCTTACAGTGGGCAAGTGGGAGGTTACTGACTGCTATGGTGTAGACGAGGCAAAAGGTGTGGTGTACTACCAATCAACGGAGAATGGCAGTATCAACCGAGGGGTGTATGCCGTAGACCTTAAAGGCAAGCACAAGCGCGCACTCTCGGCAGAGGCAGGCACCAATGCGGCAACTTTCAGTGGTGACTACAGCTTGTACGTGCATAGCTTCTCAGATGCACAGACCCCGCCGCGCTATACGCTCAACAGCAGTAGGGATGGGAAGGCGCAACGCACCATCATCAATAATGAAAACCTCACAAACAGATTGAAAGACTTTGCGCTACCTACAAAGGAGTTCTTTGAAATGCAGCTGAGCGGCAACCTGTGCGACGCTTATTTGCTTAAACCGAAGGATTTTGACCCTAAGAAAAAGTACCCTTTGTTGATGTATCAATACTCAGGACCAGGCTCGCAAGAGGTGGCAAATAAGTGGTGGGGCAGTAATGATTACTGGCACGCAATGCTCACTGAGAAAGGTTATTTGGTGCTTTGTGTAGACGGACGCGGTACGGGCTTTAAGGGGGCAGACTTTAAGAAGTGCACTTATAAGCAGCTCGGCAAATACGAAGTGGAAGACCAGACTGCCGCTGCACAGCAGATGGCAAAACGTCCTTATGTGGACAGCAGCCGCATAGGGATATGGGGGTGGAGCTTCGGCGGATTTATGTCGAGCAACTGTCTCTTCCAGAGCGGCAAAGTGTTTAAGACTGCCATAGCGGTGGCACCTGTAACTAACTGGCGTTTTTATGACACAGTGTATACGGAGCGGTTTATGCGCACTCCGCAAGAGAACCCAGAGGGGTATGACAGCAATTCACCAATTACACACGCTGCGAAGCTCAGTGGTAGTTATTTGCTCATACACGGCACTGCTGATGACAACGTACACGTGCAGAATGCAATGGTGCTCATCAACAGCCTCGTAGGGCAGAACAAGCACTTCGATTGGCTCATCTATCCCGATCGCAACCACGGTATCTACGGTGGGGCAACGCGTTTGCAGCTCTTCGGGAAGATGACCGAGTTTATATTGAATAAGTTGTAA
- a CDS encoding PepSY domain-containing protein, with translation MTNHIWRNIHLTIALVAGLLILLAAVTGGILAFESAYNQSLPYKSHQFAEVNLRQTLSAVKAKYPEVLKLSIDKNHFVKVETADGEAFYIHPKTAEKIKGQYKRSEVFQFTKNLHRSLFIGKTGRVIMAVVALLLSWVALSGIFLIVRRQNGWRNFFRKVVKEDFFAYFHTVIGRWALIPIIIISLTGVYMGLETLKVIPKFKAKEPYDLSALQESPQQDISTFAVFDIPLSEVVKVDYPAFDDPEEVYKVELTDGQLVVNQFTGEVISTQPSVLKWLSSTVKVLHIGKGTVVWASVLLLTCIAILFFLYSGFAITLRRKKANVRNPFKKDSCPYIILVGTEEGATLRFANALHRALLQQGKKSFLAEMNSFSTYAKMQHLVVLTSTYGDGNAPASAEDFEALWQANPIDKPFDYAVVGFGSLAYPSFCQYARDVQAMLSTSGQGREATPLQTIHNQSYEAFTTWVNAWAAVQGLTLHLEPLREDKKRELHAFEVIEKTPIDPNDTFLVRLQPEKALEFESGDLLSITPASNPHERLYSIGKMSDGSLLLSVKRHEQGVVSNQLNALNAGDRVEAGLVNNTDFHFAKKAPELICIATGTGIAPFLGMLAENERKVPITLFWGGRTAAAFALYQPFINEALKEEKLKALHTAFSREGAQQHIYAVVEREAAMVADALARGAVVYICGSVAMQKDVTETLDALCRARLQKPLSDFQNNKQIKLDCY, from the coding sequence ATGACGAATCATATTTGGCGTAACATACACTTAACGATTGCTTTGGTAGCAGGGTTGCTCATTTTATTAGCAGCGGTTACAGGGGGGATACTCGCCTTTGAGTCGGCGTATAACCAGAGTTTGCCCTATAAGAGTCATCAGTTTGCGGAAGTGAACTTGAGGCAGACCCTTAGTGCGGTGAAAGCAAAGTACCCCGAGGTGCTCAAGCTCAGCATTGACAAGAACCACTTTGTGAAGGTAGAGACTGCCGATGGTGAAGCGTTCTATATCCACCCTAAGACAGCAGAGAAAATAAAAGGGCAGTACAAGCGTTCGGAGGTGTTCCAGTTCACCAAAAACCTGCATCGCTCACTGTTTATTGGCAAAACGGGTAGGGTGATTATGGCAGTAGTGGCGCTATTGCTCAGTTGGGTAGCCCTCTCGGGAATTTTCTTGATTGTACGAAGGCAAAATGGCTGGCGCAACTTCTTTCGGAAGGTAGTCAAAGAAGACTTCTTTGCTTACTTCCATACGGTTATTGGGCGATGGGCGCTTATCCCAATTATTATCATTAGCCTTACGGGGGTGTATATGGGCTTAGAAACTCTTAAAGTAATCCCTAAGTTTAAGGCAAAGGAGCCCTATGACCTCAGCGCTTTGCAGGAGTCGCCTCAGCAAGATATCAGCACTTTTGCTGTGTTTGACATTCCCTTATCGGAGGTAGTGAAGGTAGACTATCCTGCTTTTGACGACCCAGAAGAGGTGTACAAGGTAGAGCTCACTGATGGTCAGCTGGTAGTGAATCAATTCACTGGGGAGGTGATCAGCACGCAGCCGAGTGTGCTCAAATGGCTTTCGAGTACTGTGAAGGTACTGCATATCGGCAAGGGGACTGTAGTGTGGGCAAGTGTTCTGCTGCTGACGTGTATAGCTATTTTGTTCTTTTTGTACTCGGGTTTTGCTATCACCTTAAGACGCAAAAAGGCAAATGTACGCAACCCGTTTAAAAAAGACAGTTGCCCGTATATCATTTTAGTAGGAACCGAGGAAGGAGCGACACTGCGCTTTGCTAACGCGCTCCACAGGGCGCTATTGCAGCAGGGTAAGAAGTCGTTTTTGGCGGAGATGAACAGCTTTAGCACTTATGCTAAGATGCAGCACCTGGTGGTGCTCACGTCTACCTATGGTGATGGCAATGCACCTGCCAGTGCGGAGGATTTTGAAGCACTGTGGCAAGCAAACCCTATAGACAAGCCGTTTGACTATGCTGTGGTGGGCTTTGGCTCGCTGGCATATCCCAGCTTCTGCCAATACGCCCGTGATGTGCAGGCAATGCTCTCTACTTCTGGACAAGGAAGGGAAGCAACCCCTTTGCAGACGATACACAACCAATCTTATGAGGCTTTTACCACTTGGGTGAATGCGTGGGCGGCAGTACAGGGCTTGACATTGCATTTAGAGCCTCTCAGAGAAGATAAGAAACGCGAGCTGCACGCTTTTGAGGTGATAGAGAAGACGCCTATAGACCCCAACGATACTTTTTTAGTGCGCTTGCAGCCTGAGAAAGCACTTGAATTTGAGTCGGGCGACCTGTTGAGTATTACCCCTGCGAGCAACCCTCACGAGCGCTTGTATTCCATAGGAAAGATGAGTGATGGCAGCCTTTTGCTCAGTGTAAAACGCCACGAGCAGGGAGTTGTTTCCAATCAGTTAAATGCCCTCAATGCAGGCGATAGGGTAGAGGCAGGCTTGGTCAATAACACCGACTTTCATTTTGCGAAGAAAGCACCAGAACTCATCTGTATTGCCACAGGGACGGGTATTGCACCTTTCTTGGGAATGCTTGCTGAGAATGAGCGCAAGGTGCCTATAACTCTTTTCTGGGGAGGTAGAACAGCCGCTGCCTTTGCACTGTACCAACCTTTTATCAATGAGGCACTTAAGGAAGAGAAGCTCAAAGCGCTGCATACGGCCTTCTCCCGCGAAGGCGCCCAACAGCACATCTACGCAGTAGTGGAGCGTGAGGCAGCAATGGTAGCCGATGCTTTAGCCCGTGGTGCAGTGGTGTACATCTGTGGGTCGGTGGCGATGCAGAAAGATGTCACTGAAACTTTGGACGCCCTGTGTAGGGCAAGGCTACAAAAACCATTGAGTGATTTTCAGAATAACAAGCAGATAAAGCTCGATTGTTATTAA
- a CDS encoding CBS domain-containing protein yields the protein MNIHHNLLGVKPSTAVAEARELLARYAVSSLPISEEGQFVGMLSAEVLSEAPAQALLSDYTDDLECYFVRESLQWDKVLELFAPYDTNIVPVLDEQHNYIGYYHLPDFAQELMDTPFMKEKGQFLLLQKSAESYSFSEISQIVESHSGKLLGLFISEATEEGDVHITLKVISDHISAILQSFRRYGYGILLEKEDDLYWQNLKDTSAYFERYLSV from the coding sequence ATGAATATACACCATAATTTACTTGGCGTAAAGCCATCAACTGCGGTAGCAGAGGCACGCGAACTGTTGGCACGCTATGCGGTTTCTTCTTTGCCTATAAGTGAGGAAGGGCAGTTTGTTGGGATGCTTTCGGCGGAGGTACTTAGTGAGGCGCCTGCCCAAGCACTGCTATCGGATTACACAGACGACTTAGAGTGCTATTTCGTACGTGAGAGCTTGCAATGGGACAAGGTGCTGGAGCTCTTCGCTCCTTATGATACGAATATCGTGCCTGTACTTGATGAGCAACATAATTACATCGGTTATTATCATTTGCCAGACTTTGCCCAAGAGCTAATGGATACGCCTTTTATGAAGGAAAAGGGACAATTTTTACTTTTGCAGAAATCGGCTGAGAGCTACTCGTTTAGTGAGATATCCCAGATTGTAGAAAGCCATAGCGGCAAGCTGCTCGGACTGTTTATCTCAGAGGCTACTGAGGAGGGCGATGTGCACATCACCCTTAAGGTGATTAGTGATCATATAAGTGCTATTTTGCAATCGTTTAGGCGTTATGGCTATGGTATTTTGCTCGAAAAAGAAGATGATCTCTATTGGCAAAATCTGAAGGATACTTCTGCCTATTTTGAGAGATATTTAAGTGTTTAA
- a CDS encoding NAD kinase: MKIAIYIRQYSEENEAILAELFNYFTSTDDIFIEETVFKKLSERSSRFDSAQTFAEFADLNPSFDVMLTIGGDGTLLKAITYIRHLNIPVLGINSGRLGFLAMAQKEHLKEVMTELREKTYKVIERTVIEAVLSETGAPVDEINFALNEITVSRKNTASMITIDTYLNDDFLSSYWSDGLIVATPTGSTGYSLSCGGPVIMPAAKNLVLTPIAPHNLNARPLIIPDDTEIRLTVEGREKKYLLSIDSNMISLSKKKSVTIRKANFTVKMIRLEGDSFIKTLRNKLLWGEDKRNK, translated from the coding sequence ATGAAAATAGCTATTTACATACGGCAGTATTCCGAAGAGAATGAGGCTATTTTGGCAGAGTTGTTCAATTATTTTACTTCTACGGACGATATTTTCATCGAAGAGACGGTTTTTAAGAAGCTCTCGGAGCGCTCTTCGCGCTTTGACAGTGCGCAGACTTTTGCGGAGTTTGCCGACCTGAACCCCTCATTCGATGTGATGCTCACTATTGGTGGCGACGGTACGCTGCTGAAGGCTATTACTTACATTCGGCACTTGAATATTCCTGTCTTAGGGATTAACTCGGGACGCTTAGGCTTCTTGGCGATGGCGCAAAAGGAGCACCTTAAGGAGGTGATGACTGAGCTACGCGAGAAGACCTATAAGGTGATTGAACGCACAGTGATTGAAGCGGTGCTCAGCGAAACGGGAGCACCTGTTGATGAAATTAACTTTGCACTGAATGAGATTACCGTCAGTCGCAAGAATACCGCTTCGATGATCACCATAGATACGTACCTGAACGATGACTTTTTGAGCTCTTACTGGTCGGATGGGCTTATTGTGGCTACCCCTACGGGATCGACGGGCTATTCGCTCAGCTGTGGAGGACCTGTGATAATGCCTGCTGCAAAAAACTTAGTGCTGACGCCTATCGCACCGCACAACCTCAATGCGCGTCCTTTGATAATACCCGACGATACGGAGATAAGGCTTACGGTGGAAGGGCGTGAGAAGAAGTACCTCCTCTCAATAGACTCGAATATGATTTCACTCTCAAAGAAGAAGTCTGTGACAATTCGTAAGGCGAACTTCACCGTAAAGATGATACGCTTAGAGGGAGATAGCTTTATAAAAACCCTTCGCAATAAACTGCTGTGGGGGGAAGACAAACGCAATAAATAA
- the pgmB gene encoding beta-phosphoglucomutase, with product MEGYIFDLDGVLVDTAKHHYEAWKAIARELGLDLTPAHNEALKGIGREDSLKRILEWAGKDCSPEAFQELALRKNAFFLEQVRHIDASELLPGVKEFLEALKAKGKKIALGSASRNARMVLERTGIVSFFDTIVDGTMVSKAKPNPEVFLKAAEGLELPSSVCCVFEDASAGIQAAKSAGMMAIGIGSKEVLPQADRWLTGFVPLPEELFL from the coding sequence ATGGAAGGATATATTTTTGATTTAGATGGTGTGTTGGTTGACACAGCCAAACACCATTACGAGGCTTGGAAAGCCATCGCTCGAGAGCTTGGTTTAGATCTTACCCCAGCGCATAATGAGGCGCTGAAAGGTATTGGGCGAGAGGATTCGCTCAAGAGGATATTAGAATGGGCGGGTAAGGACTGTTCACCAGAGGCATTTCAGGAGTTGGCGCTACGCAAGAACGCGTTTTTTTTGGAGCAAGTACGCCATATCGACGCTAGCGAGCTGCTACCTGGGGTGAAGGAGTTCTTAGAGGCGCTAAAAGCGAAAGGTAAGAAGATCGCATTGGGCTCAGCCAGCAGAAATGCGCGTATGGTACTGGAAAGGACGGGTATCGTCAGTTTTTTTGACACAATTGTCGATGGCACTATGGTGAGCAAAGCCAAGCCGAACCCAGAGGTCTTTTTGAAGGCTGCTGAGGGGTTGGAGCTTCCGTCGTCGGTTTGTTGTGTGTTCGAAGATGCTTCGGCGGGCATTCAGGCGGCAAAGAGTGCTGGGATGATGGCTATAGGCATAGGCAGTAAGGAGGTACTTCCGCAAGCAGATAGGTGGCTTACGGGTTTTGTGCCACTGCCAGAGGAACTGTTTTTGTGA